One Setaria italica strain Yugu1 chromosome I, Setaria_italica_v2.0, whole genome shotgun sequence DNA window includes the following coding sequences:
- the LOC105914096 gene encoding uncharacterized protein LOC105914096, whose translation MLNINMPLLDTLQVPTYNRYFKNILTNKREIPQFTIDHIKMTEECNAAITNQAPEKKRDPECPTISCSLGAVIFERALCDLGTSVSVMPKAVFEKVRLLEPEPMAMCLELADNTVRYSEGIVEDVPVKIGNHFVPVDFMILEIGGGAKSPLILGMPFLKTARANIDVGKGEIKFDINGTMSAFKFLPHFEVCNMISSKYIPPHWRVK comes from the coding sequence ATGTTGAACATCAATATGCCACTGCTGGACACTTTACAAGTTCCAACCTACAATCGCTACTTCAAGAATATCTTGACAAACAAGCGAGAGATTCCGCAGTTCACTATAGATCACATCAAGATGACAGAAGAGTGCAATGCTGCAATCACTAATCAAGCTCCCGAGAAGAAAAGAGATCCTGAATGTCCAACCATCTCGTGTTCACTTGGAGCGGTAATATTTGAAAGGGCATTATGTGATCTTGGCACAAGTGTGAGCGTCATGCCTAAAGCTGTGTTTGAGAAGGTACGCCTGCTGGAGCCAGAACCAATGGCTATGTGCCTGGAGTTGGCAGACAACACCGTTCGCTATTCCGAAGGTATTGTTGAAGATGTACCTGTGAAGATCGGGAATCACTTTGTCCCTGTTGACTTCATGATACTCGAGATAGGAGGAGGAGCTAAATCCCCACTCATCCTGGGAATGCCGTTCTTGAAGACTGCAagagcaaatatagatgttggGAAGGGCGAGATCAAGTTTGACATCAATGGCACTATGAGCGCGTTCAAGTTTCTCCCACACTTTGAGgtatgcaacatgatttctagcaagtatatacCGCCACATTGGCGTGTCAAGTAG
- the LOC101775320 gene encoding putative cyclin-dependent kinase F-2, giving the protein MAACVEPAVAVCNHAAAGPACLKRRRIAVGSAEQYEDIGRLGEGAFGAVVKARHRATGRIIEIKRIGKAQGRHAALLREARFLEEASGGGANPFVAGFRGVVRHPDTFDLSLVMESVGPSLHDLLRQRGCGSPPLPEATVRAAMWQLLRGAKKMHHCHIVHHDIKPTNILVGDSHHVVKFCDFGLAMSTDERPPYKAAGTLWYMAPEMLLEKPDYERAHQQRESSVPGLVQ; this is encoded by the coding sequence ATGGCTGCTTGCGTAgagcccgccgtcgccgtctgTAACCACGCCGCCGCTGGGCCGGCTTGCCTCAAAAGGAGGCGCATCGCCGTCGGAAGCGCGGAGCAGTACGAGGACATCGGCCGCCTCGGCGAGGGGGCCTTCGGCGCGGTCGTCAAGGCACGCCACCGCGCCACGGGCCGGATCATCGAGATCAAGCGCATCGGCAAGGCCCAGGGCAGGCACGCCGCGCTGCTGCGCGAGGCGCGCTTCCTCGaggaggcgagcggcggcggcgccaaccCCTTCGTCGCCGGCTTCCGCGGCGTCGTCCGACACCCAGACACCTTTGACCTCAGCCTCGTCATGGAGAGCGTGGGCCCAAGCCTCCACGACCTCCTCCGCCAACGCGGCTGCGGGAGCCCGCCGCTGCCCGAGGCAACGGTGCGCGCCGCTATGTGGCAACTGCTTAGGGGTGCCAAGAAGATGCACCACTGCCACATCGTGCACCATGACATCAAGCCCACCAACATCCTCGTCGGCGATAGTCACCACGTCGTCAAGTTCTGCGACTTTGGGCTCGCCATGTCCACCGACGAGCGGCCGCCGTACAAGGCGGCCGGCACGCTGTGGTACATGGCGCCGGAGATGCTGCTGGAGAAGCCCGACTATGAAAGAGCTCATCAACAACGGGAGTCCTCTGTTCCAGGGCTTGTACAGTGA